In a single window of the Euleptes europaea isolate rEulEur1 chromosome 4, rEulEur1.hap1, whole genome shotgun sequence genome:
- the NSA2 gene encoding ribosome biogenesis protein NSA2 homolog, which yields MARPGSGADCYTASVVSRLRAPQNEYIELHRKRYGYRLDYHERKRKKEGREAHERSKKAKKMIGLKAKLYHKQRHAEKIQMKKTIKMHEKRNTKQKNDEKTPEGAVPAYLLDREGQSRAKVLSNMIKQKRKEKAGKWEVPIPKVRAQGETEVLKVIRTGKRKKKAWKRMVTKVCFVGDGFTRKPPKYERFIRPMGLRFKKAHVTHPELKATFCLPILGVKKNPSSPLYTSLGVITKGTVIEVNVSELGLVTQGGKVVWGKYAQVTNNPENDGCINALLLV from the exons atggcccggcctggcAGTGGGGCCGACTGCtacacagccagcgtggtgtcgcgGCTAAGAGCG CCGCAGAACGAATACATAGAGTTACATCGTAAGCGCTATGGTTATCGCTTGGATTACCatgagagaaaaaggaagaaagagggcCGTGAGGCTCATGAGCGCTCAAAGAAAGCCAAGAAAATGATTGGTCTGAAGGCCAAGCTTTACCATAAACAGCGCCATGCAGAGAAGATACAGATGAAAAAGAC CATTAAGATGCATGAAAAGAGAAATACCAAGCAAAAGAATGATGAGAAAACTCCAGAAGGAGCTGTGCCAGCATACCTGCTAGACAGAGAAGGCCAATCCCGAGCTAAAGTTCTTTCCAACATGATTAAACAGAAGCGGAAAGAGAAAGCA GGAAAATGGGAGGTTCCTATACCAAAAGTCCGTGCTCAGGGAGAGACGGAAGTTCTTAAAGTGATTCGgactggaaagagaaagaagaaggcaTGGAAGAGAATGGTCACAAAAGTGTGTTTTGTTGGGGATGGCTTCACACGGAAACCTCCAAAATATGAACGATTCATTCGGCCAATG GGTTTGCGGTTCAAGAAGGCCCATGTGACCCATCCTGAACTCAAAGCAACTTTTTGTCTACCTATACTTGGTGTAAAAAAGAATCCTTCTTCACCTCTGTATACATCTCTGGGAGTAATTACAAAAGGTACCGTCATCGAGGTGAACGTTAGTGAACTTGGTCTTGTGACACAAGGAGGCAAAGTAGTTTGGG gaaaatatGCACAAGTGACCAACAATCCAGAAAATGATGGGTGCATTAATGCACTTTTGCTTGTATAG
- the FAM169A gene encoding soluble lamin-associated protein of 75 kDa, whose translation MAFPVDLLENYSHEDLESSAEDYLSDLRCGDPENPEFLSLVNNVKIPICLSTVGFVPLYGGEERHKVLALFAPEDSLAAVALFLADQWWTIDDIVRTSVLSREGLQQVKSIGERVVLYVLNRIIYRKQEIETNEFPFLCHGSHDYAKILWKKGEAIGFYSVKPTGSMCSAFLTQSYQLPVLDTMFVRKKHRGKDFGLLILEDFVDSFTEDTLGLRYPMTSFMRAACQKYFEKYPGDHDLLWEVEGVGHWHQRTLVASILQRETLKYIGDLQKESSSSQAEESFLQSAVDFNTSNELASDPSDTQLSVDSHKNKDSVDGCEGTSEELNAVPLSTRSRNNHLKRPKLGKRIQESDVADGEDGNVSEASENRLEPAARMSESSEELIEEIEENVAEHEPEEITENKRQPVQEVQQLSEKPDEKEESDVEPLNGELTEHAIKVSLVTEGETVNEAVDGESKLLSDSSEEATLTLLVPLILDSSEKSPEGSEDNMSDKVESMADSEVPLEEEQAHRKRAAVHNADIVASSQKEEPSNNGLSNSVATEASEDNVSENVSPNTTSSLEEQSEGGSDSPEAPVALGQGSLMMVELEDIAYQQHTEGQKNQMDEQSEESAEPASERAADSSSEEVEVEVPIIDRRTLRRKAKGYKGPPKKKGKLI comes from the exons ATGGCATTCCCTGTGGACCTGCTGGAGAACTATAGTCATGAAGATCTGGAGAGTTCTGCAGAAGACTACCTTTCTGATCTTAGGTGTGGGGATCCGGAAAACCCAGAGTTCCTTTCTCTTGTCAATAACGTCAAA ATTCCAATTTGCTTATCAACTGTAGGCTTTGTTCCTCTTTATGGTGGAGAGGAGAGACACAAAGTCCTTGCTTTGTTTGCTCCGGAGGATTCACTTGCAG CTGTTGCCCTGTTCCTAGCAGATCAGTGGTGGACTATTGATGACATTGTGAGAACATCTGTTCTTTctagggaaggacttcagcag GTGAAGTCCATTGGGGAGAGAGTGGTTCTTTATGTATTAAATAGAATAATTTATCGCAAACAAGAAATTGAGACAAACGAATTCCCGTTCCTTTGTCATGGTAGCCATGATTATGCCAAGATCttatggaagaaaggagaagcaaTTGGCTTTTATTCTGTTAAACCTACAG GGAGCATGTGCAGTGCATTTCTTACCCAGAGCTACCAGCTTCCAGTCCTGGACACAATGTTTGTGAGGAAGAAACACAGAGGGAAAGATTTTGGACTGCTCATATTGGAAGATTTTGTGGATTCATTTACGGAAGACACACTTGGCCTGCGGTACCCAATGACATCTTTTATGCGTGCTG CTTGTCAGAAGTACTTTGAAAAGTACCCAGGAGATCATGATCTTCTGTGGGAAGTTGAAGGAGTGGGCCACTGGCATCAGAGAACACTTGTCGCTAGTATATTGCAGAGAGAAACTCTCAAATACATAG GAGACTTGCAGAAGGAAAGCAGcagttctcaggcagaggaaagTTTTTTGCAATCTGCCGTGGACTTCAACACCTCAAATGAACTAGCATCTGATCCCAGTGATACACAGCTAAGT GTGGACTCTCATAAAAACAAAGACAGCGTAGATGGATGTGAAGGCACTTCGGAAG AACTTAATGCTGTGCCACTTTCTACTCGATCTCGAAACAATCATCTGAAACGTCCCAAGTTGGGGAAAAGGATCCAAGAATCTGATGTTGCTGATGGTGAAGATGGAAATGTTTCTGAAGCATCGGAAAACAG ACTGGAACCTGCTGCTCGTATGTCTGAAAGCTCAGAAGAGTTGATAGAAGAGATAGAAGAAAATGTAGCTGAACATGAACCGGAGGAGATAACTGAAAATAAAAGGCAACCAGTACAAGAAGTGCAACAGTTGTCTGAGAAACCAGATGAGAAAGAG GAATCGGATGTAGAGCCGCTCAACGGAGAGCTAACAGAGCATGCCATCAAGGTTTCATTGGTGACCGAAGGGGAAACGGTGAACGAAGCTGTGGACGGGGAATCAAAGCTGCTGTCGGATAGTTCAGAAGAAGCAACTTTAACTTTACTAGTCCCGTTAATTCTTGACTCTTCAGAGAAATCTCCTGAAGGCAGTGAGGACAATATGTCAGATAAG GTTGAAAGTATGGCAGATTCAGAAGTACCACTAGAAGAGGAACAAGCACATAGGAAAAGGGCTGCTGTCCATAATGCAGATATTGTTGCATCATCACAAAAAGAAGAGCCCTCTAATAACGGCCTTTCAAACTCTGTAGCAACCGAAGCTTCAGAAGATAACGTTTCTGAGAATGTGTCTCCCAATACCACCTCTTCCCTGGAAGAGCAAAGTGAAGGAGGGTCTGACTCGCCAGAGGCCCCTGTTGCTCTGGGTCAGGGGTCCTTAATGATGGTTGAACTGGAGGATATTGCATACCAGCAACACACAGAGGGGCAAAAGAATCAGATGGACGAACAGTCTGAGGAGTCGGCCGAGCCAGCGTCGGAGAGAGCGGCAGACAGCAGTTCTGAGGAAGTGGAAGTGGAAGTTCCCATAATAGACAGGCGGACCTTACGAAGAAAGGCCAAAGGGTACAAAGGACCACCCAAGAAAAAAGGGAAGCTAATTTAA